AACGGCTTCGGCAGAATCTTATCCGCGCCCAACCTCAAACTCTCGTCGGTCAGCTGACTTTCGTTCACGGCCGTGACCATGATGACCTTCGTCTGGTAATTCAATTCCCGCATCTGCCGCAGAAGATCGATGCCCGTCAACCTGGGCATGAAGTTGTCCAGGACCGCGACATCGTAGGAATGCGAGCTCAGCTTGTCGAGGGCGGCCATTCCATCGAGCGCCACGTCGACCTGGTATCCCCTTTCGCTCAGCAATTTTTCCGAAAGTTGATTAAGGGAGATGTCGTCGTCGACGAGGAGGACGCGGAGGGGTGTATTCTTCGTTTTCGGATGTTTTGTTCTCATAGTGTAATGTAGGCTTTGCGGAGCTCAGATTCAACCCGGCGAATTGAAGGGTAGTGCTTCAGTTTGAACCCAATTCTCTCCAACTCGTCATGCTGACATGCTCCTGGTCAGCATCTTTCAACGCTTTTAGAAAGATCCCGACCTAGAACATGTCGGGATGACGAGATAAGATGAAAATGCGACAGTACCAATCAAACCTTCGCCGCCTGAGGGCCCGGATGTCTTACGGTGTCTTGATAGGCCATCGCTTTCAGGAGTGTGATCCGTTTGGAGATGGGCGGATGGGTGCCGAAGAGTTCGGCGGTAAATCCTTCCTTCGCGTTGATCAATCTTCCCAACGGGTCGACGATGCAGAGATGGGCGGTCCCTTTTTTGACGGAGGCGGTCGGCGCATCCGCCGATTCCAATTTCTCGAGCGCGCTCGCCAGGGCAAGAGGATTGCGTGTCAGCTCGGCGCCCGATGCGTCGGCGAGATACTCGCGCCTGCGGGAGACCGCCATCGCCAGGAGCTGGGTGATCAATGGAGCAAGAATGACCGCAAGGAGCCAGATCGCAAAGAGAATCAATACGACCGGACCTCCGCTTCGCGATCTCCGGCCCGGTGATCTGCCGGCCGCCCTCGCGCCGCCGAACCTCATCATGTTGCGCATTCCGTCGGAGATCAGGAGGATGCCCCCGATGAGCGCCGCGACGACGGTCATCAGCCGGATGTCGAGGTTCTTGATATGGCTCATCTCGTGGGCGATGACTCCCTGGAGCTCTTCCCGATTAAGAGTCCCGACCAGCCCCTCGGTGACCGCGATGTAGGAATGTTCGGGGTCCTTCCCCGTCGCGAACGCGTTGGGGTCGGAATCCGGGACGATATAAAGCTGGGGGCGGGGGAGGCCGGCGGCGATGGCCATTTCATCTGTGACGTTCTGCAACATCCGGTACTCCTGGGAGTCTGCCGGAACCGGGAAGGCGTTCGTGCTCCGGAGGATTCCCAGAGCGCCCCCTTTCAGGCTGTACATGGCCGACATGGAGCCGAAGAGAAGCGCGACGAAGGTCGCGATCGGGAACCCGAAGGAGGGGTCGCCAAGCAGGCCGAACGGGTCGACGCCAAAGTAAAAGAGGTCGAACCCGTAACCGATGAAACAGAAAAAGAGGATGAAGAGCGTGATGATGACAACGGTGGATCTGCGGTTCCGCTGCTGTTGCTCGTAAATATTGGGAAGATTCTCCATCTCTGGAGGATCTCTACTTCTTCAGCGAAAGGTCCACCGTCGGGGCTTCCCGTTCCTCCGCACGCTCGACCTGGAAGAGCTCCACCTGCTGGAACTTGAAGAGCGTCGCAATGGCGTTTCCCGGGAATGTCTGCTGCGCGATATTAAACTTTGTCGAAATGTCGTTATAGAACTGCCGGGCGAAGCTTACCTTGTTCTCGGTGCTCGTCAGCTCTTCCATCAGCGACTTCACGTTCTCGTTCGCCTTGAGATTAGGATAGTTCTCGACGAGGGCGAAGAGGCGGGACAGGACTTTTGACAGCTCCCCTTCCTTCTCGGCGGAATCGGCCACGCTGCTCGCGCCCGCCGCGGCATTGCGCGCTTCGATCACCTTCCGAAGCGTCTCCTGCTCGAACTCCATGTACCCTTTGACGGCGTTCACCAGGTTGGGAATCAGGTCGTGGCGCCGCTTGAGCTGCACGTCGATCCCTTTCCAGGCGTTTGTGACCTGGTTTTTTGCGGTGATGAGGGAATTGTACTTCAGCACCACCCAGATCGCGATCGCACCGATCAGCAGCAATGGCAACAATGCAAACATAGACCCTCCGAGGTTGGTACGGTGATGGGGCAACAGTAATGAAAGATAGAGAAACGGGGGGCTGGAATCAAGCCGGCGGCTTCGAGCCCTCTCTCCGGGGCTCAGTTGGGCCTTTTTGAGACGAACGGATTTCCGCGGATGTAGAAC
This is a stretch of genomic DNA from Bacteroidota bacterium. It encodes these proteins:
- a CDS encoding LemA family protein produces the protein MFALLPLLLIGAIAIWVVLKYNSLITAKNQVTNAWKGIDVQLKRRHDLIPNLVNAVKGYMEFEQETLRKVIEARNAAAGASSVADSAEKEGELSKVLSRLFALVENYPNLKANENVKSLMEELTSTENKVSFARQFYNDISTKFNIAQQTFPGNAIATLFKFQQVELFQVERAEEREAPTVDLSLKK
- a CDS encoding response regulator; this translates as MRTKHPKTKNTPLRVLLVDDDISLNQLSEKLLSERGYQVDVALDGMAALDKLSSHSYDVAVLDNFMPRLTGIDLLRQMRELNYQTKVIMVTAVNESQLTDESLRLGADKILPKPFDFENLITSINQVCGRK
- a CDS encoding M48 family metalloprotease, which produces MENLPNIYEQQQRNRRSTVVIITLFILFFCFIGYGFDLFYFGVDPFGLLGDPSFGFPIATFVALLFGSMSAMYSLKGGALGILRSTNAFPVPADSQEYRMLQNVTDEMAIAAGLPRPQLYIVPDSDPNAFATGKDPEHSYIAVTEGLVGTLNREELQGVIAHEMSHIKNLDIRLMTVVAALIGGILLISDGMRNMMRFGGARAAGRSPGRRSRSGGPVVLILFAIWLLAVILAPLITQLLAMAVSRRREYLADASGAELTRNPLALASALEKLESADAPTASVKKGTAHLCIVDPLGRLINAKEGFTAELFGTHPPISKRITLLKAMAYQDTVRHPGPQAAKV